From one Acidimicrobiia bacterium genomic stretch:
- a CDS encoding MaoC family dehydratase N-terminal domain-containing protein, with product MKQMDDSPEVISPSGLTWEEMTVGSKLRTASRTVTETDLINFVTQVGFTEPLFTDQQHAADAGYEGRLIPGALTFCLAEGLVMQTNFLNGTGLAFVHMELDALGPVYVGDTIHCFSEITESRPTSGNRGVVTSRNVVINQRNEEVLVYTPVRIIRGRNTSTDTSS from the coding sequence ATGAAACAGATGGATGATTCGCCTGAAGTGATTTCCCCCTCAGGACTCACGTGGGAGGAGATGACGGTCGGATCCAAGCTACGCACGGCCAGTCGGACGGTTACCGAGACCGACCTCATCAATTTCGTCACACAGGTTGGGTTCACAGAACCTCTGTTTACCGACCAACAGCACGCGGCCGACGCTGGGTACGAGGGCCGCCTCATACCCGGTGCGCTCACGTTCTGCCTTGCCGAAGGCCTGGTAATGCAAACAAACTTCCTCAATGGAACCGGCCTCGCTTTCGTTCATATGGAACTCGATGCGCTCGGGCCCGTGTACGTGGGTGACACGATCCATTGTTTCTCGGAGATAACGGAATCACGCCCAACGTCGGGGAATCGCGGCGTGGTCACGTCTCGCAACGTCGTCATCAATCAGCGGAATGAGGAGGTGCTCGTCTACACACCGGTCCGAATCATCCGTGGTCGCAACACCTCAACGGACACCTCCTCCTAG